The Desulfobulbus propionicus DSM 2032 DNA segment AGCTGCGTTTCTCCGACAACGATACCCTGGGCGCCTTGATGACCAACATGATCGGCGCCGACATGTTCATCATCCTCACCGATGTCGACAGTCTCTACACCGGCAATCCCTCCGTGGATCCCGATGCCCGGCCGATCTACACCGTGGCCAGCATCACCCGCGACATCGAACGGATGGCCGGTCAGTCCACCAGTTTGGTCGGTACCGGTGGCATGATGGCCAAGATCCGCGCCGCCAAGATGGTGGCCGCCTGCGGCAGCTGCTCGTTCATCGGGCCGGGGCGCCATCCGGACATTCTTCGCGCACTGTTCAGCGGCGAGTTGGTCGGCACCTTTTTCCTGCCCGGCAAGGGCAAGATCAACCGGCGCAAGCACTGGATCGCCTACGTGCTCAAACCGCAGGGATTTCTCGTGGTCGACGACGGTGCCCGCCGGGCCCTGGTGGAGCAGGGCAAGAGCCTATTGCCCTCCGGGGTGACCGAGGTTCGGGGCAGTTTCGCCATCGGCGCGCCGGTGCAGTGTCTGGACCGGAGCGGGGCGGTGATCGCCGCCGGCCTGAGCAATTACGCCAGCATCGACATCGAACGGATCAAGGGCAAAAAAACACGGGAGATCGAGGCAATCCTTGGTGGCAAGGACAGCGACGAGATCATCCATCGCGACAACCTGGTGATCATGGGTCGGGAGGGCGGGCAGTAAAGCCGCTTTACAAGGAGGGCGCTTCGCGTCATAGTGGACCGCATCGACCGAAGCATGCACAGTGTAGTCCGCCGCAATCCGGCGGTTTCAGAGAACAAAAAGGAGAACAGCAATGGATCGCACCCAGATTGAGGCTACCGTTCTGGACATGGTGAACAAGGCCAAGGCCGCCGCCCGGGTCATCGGCGCCATGCCGGCGGCGTTGAAGAACACCATTCTCCTCGAGGTGGGCGAGGCCCTGATCGCCCAGCAGGCGTTCATCCTGGCTGAAAACGCCAAGGACATGGCCGCTGCCGAGCAAAAAGGGATTTCCGCCGCCATGCTCAATCGTCTGCAGATCAGCGAAAAGGGGATCAAGGACATGGTCCAGGGGCTGCGCGAAGTGGCCGCCCTGGAGGACCCGGTGGGCGAGGTCAGCGAGATGCGCCGCCGTCCCAGCGGCATCACCGTGGGCCGCATGCGGGTGCCGCTCGGCGTGATCCTGATGATCTACGAGTCCCGCCCCAACGTGACCATCGATTCGGCGGCCCTGTGCCTCAAGGCCGGCAACGCGGTCATTCTCCGCGGCGGTTCCGAGGCCATCAACTCCAACCTGGCCCTGGCCAAGGTGCTGCAGGAGGTTCTGGCCAAGCACGCGGTCGATCCGGCCATCGTCCAGGTGTTGTCCTTCACCGACCGGGAAGGCATCGACTGCCTGCTGCAGCAGGAAGAATACATCGACCTGGTCATCCCGCGCGGCGGCGAAGGGCTGATCCGGGCGGTGACCGAGAAGTCGCGCATCCCGGTGCTCAAGCACTACAAGGGGGTCTGCCACTGTTTTGTCGATGAGGATGCCGACCAGGAAATGGCCATCCGCGTCATCCTCAATGCCAAGGTGCAGCGGCCCGGCGTGTGCAACGCCCTGGAGGGCCTGTTGGTCCACCGCGAGATCGCGAACGAGTTCCTGCCCAAGGTGGCGACGGCGCTCAAGGAGGCAGGGGTGCGTATCCTCGGCTGCCACCGCAGCTGCCTGCTCTGCGACGAGATGATTGAACCGGCCGGCGAGAGCGACTGGGGCACCGAATTTCTCGATCTGGCCCTGGTGGTCAGGGTGGTGGCCGACCTCGACGAGGCCATGGACTACATCGACCGCTACGGTTCCAAACATACCGAAATCATTCTCACCCGTTCCTATGAGCGTAGCCAGCGGTTCCTGCGTGAGGTGGACGCCTCGGCGGTGATGGTCAACGCCTCGACCCGTTTCAACGACGGCGGCCAGTTCGGCCTGGGTGCGGAGATCGGCATCTCCACCACCAAGTTGCACGCCTATGGCCCCATGGGCCTCAAGGAGTTGACCACGCGCAAGTTCATCGTCTACGGTGCGGGCGAGACCCGCGCCTGAAGGTGGGCGTGTCCTCAGTGGGTCGAACCGTCGGCCTGTTCGGCGGCACCTTCGATCCGGTCCACCAAGGGCATTTGGACTTGGCCTGCCACGTCCTTGAACGGTGCGGTCTCGATAACCTGCTGTTCATTCCGGCACCCCGGCCGCCGCACAAGGGACGGCCGTCTGCATCCTTTGCCCATCGGGTGGCCATGCTCGAGGCGGCCTTGGTCGATTGCCCCGATGGCGGACGGATGCGTTGCTCGGCCATCGAGGCGGAATTGCCCGAACCGTCCTACACCATCCACACGGTGGAGGCCCTGATTCGGCGGCAGCCGGATTGCCGTTATGCGCTGGTGATCGGTGCCGACTCCTTGTTCGACCTGCCCCACTGGTACCGGGCCGCCGAGCTGCTGGCCCTGATCGACCTGATCGTGGTCAGGCGGGATCGAATCGAGCCCACGGCCATTGGGACGACGCTCGCCACTCTGGATTCCTCCTTCCAGGGTGACGAGCATCACCACCGCTGGCGCAACAGCACCGGGCGGACGGTGACCTATCTCGACGATATCGAACTGCCGGTGTCCTCCTCATCGATCCGCGAGGACTTGGCCCTTGGCCGGGAGCCGGCCATGCTGCCGTCGGCGGTGTTGGCCTACATCAAAACCCATCACCTGTACGGCTGGCGGAACAGCGCATGAACTATATCGCCGATCTCCATGTCCATTCCCATTACTCGCGGGCGACGAGCAAGGCCAGCAACCTGTACGGTCTGGCCGCCTGGGCCGCGGTCAAGGGGATTGGCGTGGTGGGGACCGGTGATTTCACCCACCCGGGCTGGTTTGCCCATCTGCACGACTGCCTTGAACCGGCCGAGCCCGGTTTCTTTCGTTTGAAACCCGAACCGGGCCGCGACTGGAGCCAGTGGCTGCCACCGGGACTCCGGCCGGCGACCGCGCCCGAGTCCACCCGTTTTGTCCTCAGCGCCGAGATCAGTTCGATTTACAAACGGGGCGACAAGGTGCGCAAGGTGCACAATCTGCTGTACGCGCCGGATTTCGATGCGGTGCGGCGGCTCAATGCCACCTTGGTCACCCTGGGCAACATCAGCTCCGACGGTCGTCCCATCCTCGGGCTGGATGCCCGCGATCTGCTGGAGATACTGCTTGAGAAGGCGCCCGAGGGTTTCCTGGTCCCGGCCCATATCTGGACCCCCTGGTTTTCCCTGTTCGGTTCGAAGTCGGGCTTTGACCGCATCGAGGATTGTTTCGGCGATCTCAGCGACCACATCTTTGCCTTGGAGACCGGTCTTTCCTCCGATCCGGAAATGAACCGGCTGATTTCTCGCCTGGACCGGTTCACCCTCATCTCCAACTCCGATTGCCATTCGCCGGCCAAGCTGGGCCGCGAGGCCAATCTCTTTGCCACTGACTTCGACTACTTTTCCCTGCGCCAGGCTTTGCGCGCACCGCTAAACGCGGCCGGTGAGCACGTTTTTCGCGCCACGGTCGAATTTTATCCGGAAGAGGGGAAATATCACTGCGACGGTCACCGCAAATGTCAGGTCTGTCAAGAACCCCCGGAAACCCGGAAGACTGGAGGGCGCTGCCCGCGCTGCGGCAAGCCGCTGACCATCGGCGTACTCCATCGGGTGATGGAGTTGGCCGACCGCAGCGAACCGGTGTTTCCCATCGGCAGCCCCGGGGTCCACAGTCTGATCCCGCTGCAGGAAATCGTGGCGGAGCTGCTCGACTGTGGCCCGGCGACCAAGAAGGCGGTGGATGGCTATGCGCGACTGATCAACCTGTTTGGTTCGGAGTTCGGACTGCTGCTGGACACGCCGATCGACGAGATCAGGGCCAAGGGGTCTGCCCTCCTGGCCGAGGCGATCGAACGGGTGCGGACCAACCATGTCATCCGCACGCCCGGCTATGACGGAGAGTTCGGCGTCATTCGCGTTTTTTCCGAGGGGGAGCGCGCCCGTCTGAGCGGCCAGGCCAGTCTGTTCGGCACGGTGGCGGCGGCTTCCCGACACACGCACAAAAGAACCCGGTTGGAGACGACGACCGTCACGACGACCACGGTTGCCTCGCCGCCCGCCTCCCTCAATGTTGAGCAACAGCGGGCGGTGGACAGCGAAGCGCCGCTGATTCTGGTTCAAGCCGGACCCGGTACCGGCAAGACCCACACCCTGGTCAGCCGGGTGCGGCGGACAGCTGGCCGCTCAACGCGGCCCTGCACGGTGATCACCTTCACCAACAAGGCGGCGGCTGAGGTGCGCGAGCGGTTGGGGGAGACGGCGCACACCGGCGCCGGCATCACCGTGGCCACCTTTCATGGCTACTGCCTCAGCCAGCTGCGCCGCTTCCAGCCCGAACTGCGGGTGATCGGGCCCGAAGAACGGGCTCTTGTTCTCGAAGAACTGCATCCCCAATGGAGCGCACGGCAACGGGATGCCCTGGCGGCGGCGATCACCCTCGGCTGCCGTCAGGCGCGTTCGCCGTCAGACCCCGATCAGCAGCGTTATTTTCAATGGCTGGCCGAGCGGTCCTTGATCGACCTCGACGCCTTGGTGCCCCGCACCGTAGCCTTGCTTCGCGGCGGAGGCAACGAGGCCGAGTCCGTGCGAGCCGCCACCGGCCATCTGTTTGTCGACGAGTTCCAGGATGTCAACGAGGCCCAGTACGCACTTGTCACCCTGCTGGCCCAGACGGCCACCGTTTTCGCCATCGGCGACCCCGATCAGGCCATCTACGGTTTTCGCGGTGCCGATCCCCGCTGGTTTCACGCCTTTATCGAGGATGTTCATCCGGAATGTCACCAGCTGGTGTGCAACTACCGCAGCGGCGCGATGATTGTCCGCGCCGCCGAACAGCTGATCAGCCACAATCCCCATCCCGTGCCGCAGGCGCCGATGCAACCCTGCGGCACCGCACCAGGAACGATCCATCTGCAGCGTTGCGCCAACCCCGATCAGGAGGCCATCTTCATCGCCGACCAGATCGAATTGCAGGTGGGCGGCACCTCGCACCGCAGCCTGGAACGGTTCGATCATGCGGAAAACTCCGCCTCTTCCCTGCGGGACATCGGCGTTCTTTACCGCACCTCGCGCCAGGCCGAAGCCCTTGCCACGACGCTCAGCAGACGGGGGCTTCCCTTTCAGCTGGTCGAGATCGAGGCCTATTATACCAAAGGGAACTGCCGCCTGCTCTATCTGTGGATGCTGCTGCTCGCCGGATTGGCCGAATCCTGCCATCTCTTGGAGCTGCTGGGCCAAGAGCAGGGCCTGGGGGAACAAGGGATGAAGGTCGTCCGGACCCAGCTTGGCCGATCCCTTCTTCAGGATAAGCAACGGGGAGGCGTGCTCGACAGCCTCGTCCTCGACGGAACCGCTGGCGCAGCCCTTGCCCGTTTTCGTGCGTTCCATGGCCAACTGGTGGGCCACGACGGGGAACGCTCCCTGGACAGCATCCTAACGGCCCTGATGGAGCGCTACCAGCTCGATCCCCGGGCATCCGACCTAGTGCGCCTGCGAGAGACAGCCCTCACCTTTGGTCGCTCATTTGCGGCCTTTGCCGCCCACCTCCAGCGCTTCAGTGATTCCGTGCTTTACGACCCCCGGGTCGAGGCGGTGACCTTGTCCACCCTCCATGCGGCCAAAGGGCTCGAGTTCCCGGTGGTGTTCATGGCCGGAGTCGAGGATGGCCTGCTGCCGCTGGCGCCGCGCCGGGAACTGGTTGCCGAGGCCCTGCAGGCGCATGTTCAGGAGGAGCGCCGTTTGTGCTATGTCGGCATCACCCGGGCCAGGTCCACCCTCTACCTCACCTGGTGCGGGTCGCGATCCCTCTATGGCGGTCGGGCGGAGGACCGTCAGCCTTCCCCCTTGCTGGCCGAACTGCCAGCCGACGTCTTCACCCCGCCACCGACAATGCAGCCTGCGACCAAACGCAGGCCTGCACACCGGCAACTTTCGCTATTTTCTTGAGCCATGGACCAGCACTCCTCCTCCCTGCAGACGCGTATCGCCGAACTTGAGGCCGAGGTGCAGCGGCTGGAGCGGGAAAACAGGAAACTACGCAAAAAGGCCCGCCAGGCCGACTCGGCCAATCAGGCCAAGTCGGATTTCCTTGCCATGATCAGTCACGAGATACGCACGCCGATGAACGGGGTTATCGGTATCAGCGAGCTGCTGCTCGATACCGATCTACAACCGAGGCAAAAGCATTTTGCGCACCTCATCCGCACCTCGGCCACCAGCCTGCTGACCCTGATCAACAACCTGCTCGACTTTAGCAAGATCGAAGCCGATAAGATGGTCTTGGAAAGCGAGCCCTTTGATTTGCGGGCTTTGCTCGAACAGCTCCTTTCCCTCTATCGGGTAACCGGCAAAAGCAAGGGGCTGCGGGTTAACGCCGAAATCGATCCCTCCTTGTCCCGGCAGTACGTGGGCGATGCCCACCGATTGCGCCAAGTACTGGTCAATCTGCTCGGCAACGCGGTCAAATTCACCGAGCAGGGGGCCATCCTCCTGCGGGTGCGCAAGGAACGAGCAGGGGAAACAGCCGAGCTGCTCCGTTTCGAGGTGGAGGATTCGGGCGTGGGCATTGCCGAGGGTTCCATGGACAAGCTCTTTCAACCCTTTTCCCAGGTCGACAGCTCCTCCACCCGACGGTACGGCGGTACTGGCCTGGGGCTGTCCATCTGTGCCAGATTGATCAAGCTGATGGAGGGCGAATTTGGTGCCCGCTCCGAATACGGCAAGGGCTCGACCTTCTGGTTCTCGCTGCCTCTGAGGGTGGCGCGACAGGCTGCAGAGATCGAAGGCGCGCCTGTGGACAGCGGTCAGCCGCCCACCGCTGTCGCCGAGGTCGAATCGTCGCCGGCTTGCGAGGGAGGCGACCTGCGGCTGTTGCTGGTCGACGACGAGGAAACCAACCGGATCGTCATGGCGGAAACCTTTCGTCCCACCGGCGTGGAGGTGGTCGTCGCCGCCAACGGGCAAGAGGCCATCGAGCTGTGCCGGGACAACAGGTTCAACCTGATCTTCATGGATTGCCAGATGCCGGTCGTCGATGGATTTGCCGCGACTAGAACCATCTTGCAGGAGGCGGAACGCAAACACCGACAGGCACCGCCGGTCATTGCCCTTACCGCCGACGTCACCGCTGCCGCCAAGAAACGGTGCCAGGAGGTCGGCATGGTCGATTACCTGGCTAAACCTATTGATTTCAGACAATTGCAGGTGGTGCTCTCCCACTGGCTTCCGGAGCTGCGCATGTCGGTGGTGCCCAGGTCGCTGGCCGGAACAGCGGAGGTCGCGGGCGTTGACACGCCAAGGGAAAGCGACGGTTCCGCAGTGGTCAACACCGCCGTGCTGGGGCGATTGCGCGAGAATGTCGGCAATCTCGCGCCGGTGATCGGTGTCTTTCTTCGCGCCCTGGACCGACGTGTCGCCGAGTTGGACCAGGCCGTGCAGGCTAGGGACGCCCAGGCCATCAACAAGGTCGCCCATACCATGAAAGGCAGCAGCAGCCAGTTCGGGGCCGAGGAACTGGCCAATCTGTGCCTGCTGGCGGAAAACATGGGCAAGAGCGGCAATATCCAACAAGTTGACCGTATCCATCAGCAGATCGTCGAGTCGGCGGCCAGGGTGAAACAATTTTTCAGTCAACCGCTTGATTAATTTTTAGATCATCCTACAATGATTGAGGATGCGTTCATTGAACACAATATCTTCCATGGGGATGAATAGGTTATGACGGTCTCCCTCTTGTCGGGTGCCACGCCGGTCATTCTGATTGTCGATGATGACGAGGTGATCCGCATGCTCATGCGCCAGTTTCTGGAGGCCGAGGGCTATGCGGTGGTCGAGGCGGAGGACGGCCGTGCGGCGCTGGAAAAAGTGGCGGAACAGTCGTTTGATCTGGTGATCCTCGACATTGCCATGCCGGGCATCGATGGCCCCAGCGTGTGCGAGCACATCCGGTCGTCGATGACGGATCCGCCACCGGTGCTCATGATAACGGCCCTGGACGACGAAAAAAGCATCGAACGGTCGTATGGGGCCGGGGCGGTCGACTACATTCGCAAGCCGCTGCGATGGGCGGTGTTGAAAAATCGTATCCGCTACATCCTGGGTTCCCATCGGGCCAAGCAGGAATTGGAACTGCTGTCGCGCAACTACGAAATGATCCTTGATGCCGCCGCCAACGGCATTTGCGGCGTCGACGACCGGGGCGCGATCAGTTACATCAACCCCGCCGCCCTGAAAATGCTGGGCTACACCAACGACGAGGTCAGAGGGGAAAAGTGTTCGGAGATTTTCAAGATATCCCTGCCCGGCAGCGATGATTTTTCCGAGGCCTGCTGCCCCTATCTGACGCAGCCCGACCAGCGATCGACCGTCTGTTACGACGAGGCCAGGATGCTGCGCAAGGACGGTACCAGTTTCCCGGTGGACTTTCGTTCAACCCCGATCCGCCAGGGACAGCGGTTGGTCGGCGGGGTGCTGGTTTTCCAGGATGTCACCGAGCGGCAGGAAGCGGCGGAGTTGATCCGCTACATGGCCAACCACGATCCGCTGACCAATCTGCCCAACCGCAACTACTTCCGCAGACGATTGCCGCAGGCTGTTTCCCTGGCCAAGCGCTACGGCCGCATTCTCTGCCTGTTGTTCATCGACCTCGACCGGTTCAAGCCGATCAACGACCAGTTCGGCCATGGGGTCGGTGACATCGTGCTGATGCAGGTGGGGGAACGGTTGCGCAGCGTGCTGCGAACCTCGGATTCAGTCTGCCGGCTGGGAGGCGACGAGTTCGTCATCCTGCTGGAGAGTACCGATACCCTGGAGGGCGCCACCCGGGTGGCGCAGAAGGTGATCGATTCGCTCAACGAGCCGATCGAGGCGGGCGATCATATTTGCTTCATTGGCGCCAGCATCGGTATCTCGGTTTTTCCCAACGACTGCAGCGACGCCGAAACCATGCTTCGCCACGCCGATATCGCCATGTACGAGGCCAAGAAAAAAGGCCGTAACTGCTGGCAGTTGTACGCGCCCCTCACATCCCCTGGGCAATCGTCCTGATAATATCCGATTTGCCGATCACCCCCACCAACGTGCCCTCGGCCATCACCGGCAGGGTGTGCATCTTTTTTTCCGCCATCAGGGTGGCCAATTCCTCCAGGTCGGTTTCCGGACCGACGCTGATCAGGGGAGTTGAACAGATATCGCCCACCCTGGTACCGGCCATCTTCCTCAGTTCCTCTTTCATCCGATCCGGCGGTTCAAGAAAGACAAAGGCGTCGAGAATGGCGAAGGCTGTCGGCAAATGGACCTTTTTGTTCTGAAAAATCAGATCGCTTTCGGTGACCACGCCGATCACCTTGCCTGCCTCGTCGACTACCGGGGCGCCGCTGATCTTGTGGGACAACAGCAGGGCCGCCAGTTCGCGCACACTGGTTCGGGCGTTGACCGTGATCACCTCGCGGGTCATGATGTCTTGTGCTTTCAACATGGTCTCTCCTTGGTGGAAGGTGGAATGAAGGTGCCGATGATTTTTGGCAGCAGCTGCGCCACCTCGGAGGCGGCATAGCCGTAGGGGTGTTCGGCGGCCAGGCGATCGGCGGCCAGACCGTGGAGATAGACCCCGAGGCAGGCAGCCTGCCAGGGATCGTAGCCTTGGACCAACAAGCCGCCAATGATGCCGGCGAGCACGTCTCCCATGCCGCCGGTGCCCATGCCCGGATTGCCGGAGGTGTTGATCGCCCATTCACCGCTGCCTGCCGCAATCACCGTGCCTGCACCCTTGAGCACGGTGACGACCGGCGGCCCCGCCGTGCCGATGATCTCGTTGAGCCGCCGAGCGGCGGCGAGGCGGTCGGTCTGGACCTCGCCGATGGTGCAGCCGAGCAGGCGGGCCATCTCGCCCGGATGGGGGGTGAGGATGCGTGGCCCGGCCGGTTGGCCGAGCATTTCCGGATGGGCAGCGAGGATGTTGAGGGCATCGGCGTCGATCACCTGCGCACAGCTGTTTTGCGTGTACAGCCGGAGGATCAGTTGCGCCGTGGTCTCCTCGGTTCCGATGCCCGGGCCAACAACCATGCCGTCCTTGCCTTGGACGGCGGATTCGATGAGGCCATGGTCCTCGACGGAGAACCGTCCCCGGGAAGCGGGCAAAGGCAGGGACATTGATTCGGCAATGGCGGTTTCAAAGATGGGGTTGAGATCCCCGGGTACGGCAAAGGTGACCAAGCCGGTACCGCTGCGCAGCGCCCCCTGACCGCAGAGCAGGGCGGCGCCGGTCTTGCCGAGGGAACCGGCAAGAATGAGCAGGTGGCCGTTTGCACCCTTGTGCGCCGCAGTGGCCCGGTGGCGCAGCAGGCTACCCAGATCGTGGTCCAGCAGCGCCCCCTCCAGTTTCATTTGCGCCACCACCTTGGGGGGAATGCCGATATCGACCCGCTCCAGACGGCCGACGCAAGGACCGCCATGGTGGGCATGGCCGGGTTTGGGCAGGCCGTAGGTGACGGTCAGGTCGGCCTGGACTGCCGCCCCGTGGATGGCGCCGGTGTCGCTGTCCAACCCCGAGGGAATATCGACGCTGACCACCGGCAGCCGATGCCGCTCATGGAGGATGTTGATGCAATTGATCACGTCAAGAAACGGCCCACTGACCTCGCGGGTCAGGCCGGTGCCGAAGAGAGCATCCACCAGGGAGTGCATCGGATGGATGCGGTTGAGCGTCAGCACCGTGTCGATCAGAGTCAGCATCTTCTCCGAATAATCGAGAATCTGGAAGGGCAAGTGCAACCGCTTGAGGATCGCGAAGTTGAGCGCCGCGTCCCTCTGGAGCTGTTCCGGATCGAGGATGAAAAAGACAAAGGGAAAGGCGCCCAGACCGTGTACCGTGCGGGCAATGACCAGGCCATCGCCGCCGTTGTTGCCGGGACCGGCAAAAATGCACACGGTTTTTCCCTTGACCGGCCCAAGGAACCCTTCCATCAGGTCAACCGTTCCCCGGCCGGCGTTTTCCATCAGCACCATGCCGGGAATACCTATCTCTTCAATGGTCCGTCGGTCAAGTTCGCGCATCTGCGCGGCAAGAGCCAGTTGCATGAACGATACACTCCTTTCAAGGGGTTCGAGGGGACTGCAATGGGGCTCCGTCGTTTCGGGTGGAAAATAGCCCGTTTCTCCTATCACTATAGAATGATGAGCGGATCAGGGCAACCATCCAAGAGGGGGGACGGAAAATCGCCAGCATGGTTGAAAGGCACCCGCACAGACCGAAGAGTGTTCGCATGGGTCAATCCGTGGAAGTCTGTTTTTTTCTCAGTGATTCTTCACAGAACTCGCAGGCTATGAAACCAGCTGCCTTGGCCTGCTCCACGTCCTTGAAGGCCATCCGGCACTGCGGGCAGTCATAGTCCGTGCAATCCGGTAGGTGAAAGAGGCCAGTGGTACTGTCGGCATGGATCGGCAGCTGGTCGACCGAGTCCTTGGTTGCTGCCGGCCGCTCCTTGGTCCCCCGCATACGGTGCAGCATCGACTGTCCCACGGCAGCGACCCGCTGACAGGCGGTTTTGAGAAAGCGGTCGTAAAGGGCGAGCACAAAGAGCTGGACCTGTTCCGGCACCAGGGGCCGTTCCCGGTTCACCCGCCAGAAAATGACAACGGTGAGGACGGAAAAGAGGATGTTGGGCAGCCACATGCCCAGCACCAGGGGCAGGGTGCCCTCCTCGCTCATCACCCGGGCGGTGGTGAAGGCGATGTAATAGAGGACAAAGACGACCAG contains these protein-coding regions:
- the proB gene encoding glutamate 5-kinase codes for the protein MTFQVNKDDGLFYRQTLFDQAKRVVIKVGSAVLTDENGLDLNIIGNIARQVSFLQSTGRQVILVSSGAVAAGRKRLGVVKTAHEELRVKQALAATGQGLLMQAYEQAFADFNQPVAQVLLTHADLSHRGRYLNVRNTILTLFEFGVVPIINENDTVSAEELRFSDNDTLGALMTNMIGADMFIILTDVDSLYTGNPSVDPDARPIYTVASITRDIERMAGQSTSLVGTGGMMAKIRAAKMVAACGSCSFIGPGRHPDILRALFSGELVGTFFLPGKGKINRRKHWIAYVLKPQGFLVVDDGARRALVEQGKSLLPSGVTEVRGSFAIGAPVQCLDRSGAVIAAGLSNYASIDIERIKGKKTREIEAILGGKDSDEIIHRDNLVIMGREGGQ
- a CDS encoding glutamate-5-semialdehyde dehydrogenase; this translates as MDRTQIEATVLDMVNKAKAAARVIGAMPAALKNTILLEVGEALIAQQAFILAENAKDMAAAEQKGISAAMLNRLQISEKGIKDMVQGLREVAALEDPVGEVSEMRRRPSGITVGRMRVPLGVILMIYESRPNVTIDSAALCLKAGNAVILRGGSEAINSNLALAKVLQEVLAKHAVDPAIVQVLSFTDREGIDCLLQQEEYIDLVIPRGGEGLIRAVTEKSRIPVLKHYKGVCHCFVDEDADQEMAIRVILNAKVQRPGVCNALEGLLVHREIANEFLPKVATALKEAGVRILGCHRSCLLCDEMIEPAGESDWGTEFLDLALVVRVVADLDEAMDYIDRYGSKHTEIILTRSYERSQRFLREVDASAVMVNASTRFNDGGQFGLGAEIGISTTKLHAYGPMGLKELTTRKFIVYGAGETRA
- the nadD gene encoding nicotinate (nicotinamide) nucleotide adenylyltransferase, which produces MSSVGRTVGLFGGTFDPVHQGHLDLACHVLERCGLDNLLFIPAPRPPHKGRPSASFAHRVAMLEAALVDCPDGGRMRCSAIEAELPEPSYTIHTVEALIRRQPDCRYALVIGADSLFDLPHWYRAAELLALIDLIVVRRDRIEPTAIGTTLATLDSSFQGDEHHHRWRNSTGRTVTYLDDIELPVSSSSIREDLALGREPAMLPSAVLAYIKTHHLYGWRNSA
- a CDS encoding UvrD-helicase domain-containing protein, which gives rise to MNYIADLHVHSHYSRATSKASNLYGLAAWAAVKGIGVVGTGDFTHPGWFAHLHDCLEPAEPGFFRLKPEPGRDWSQWLPPGLRPATAPESTRFVLSAEISSIYKRGDKVRKVHNLLYAPDFDAVRRLNATLVTLGNISSDGRPILGLDARDLLEILLEKAPEGFLVPAHIWTPWFSLFGSKSGFDRIEDCFGDLSDHIFALETGLSSDPEMNRLISRLDRFTLISNSDCHSPAKLGREANLFATDFDYFSLRQALRAPLNAAGEHVFRATVEFYPEEGKYHCDGHRKCQVCQEPPETRKTGGRCPRCGKPLTIGVLHRVMELADRSEPVFPIGSPGVHSLIPLQEIVAELLDCGPATKKAVDGYARLINLFGSEFGLLLDTPIDEIRAKGSALLAEAIERVRTNHVIRTPGYDGEFGVIRVFSEGERARLSGQASLFGTVAAASRHTHKRTRLETTTVTTTTVASPPASLNVEQQRAVDSEAPLILVQAGPGTGKTHTLVSRVRRTAGRSTRPCTVITFTNKAAAEVRERLGETAHTGAGITVATFHGYCLSQLRRFQPELRVIGPEERALVLEELHPQWSARQRDALAAAITLGCRQARSPSDPDQQRYFQWLAERSLIDLDALVPRTVALLRGGGNEAESVRAATGHLFVDEFQDVNEAQYALVTLLAQTATVFAIGDPDQAIYGFRGADPRWFHAFIEDVHPECHQLVCNYRSGAMIVRAAEQLISHNPHPVPQAPMQPCGTAPGTIHLQRCANPDQEAIFIADQIELQVGGTSHRSLERFDHAENSASSLRDIGVLYRTSRQAEALATTLSRRGLPFQLVEIEAYYTKGNCRLLYLWMLLLAGLAESCHLLELLGQEQGLGEQGMKVVRTQLGRSLLQDKQRGGVLDSLVLDGTAGAALARFRAFHGQLVGHDGERSLDSILTALMERYQLDPRASDLVRLRETALTFGRSFAAFAAHLQRFSDSVLYDPRVEAVTLSTLHAAKGLEFPVVFMAGVEDGLLPLAPRRELVAEALQAHVQEERRLCYVGITRARSTLYLTWCGSRSLYGGRAEDRQPSPLLAELPADVFTPPPTMQPATKRRPAHRQLSLFS
- a CDS encoding ATP-binding protein, encoding MDQHSSSLQTRIAELEAEVQRLERENRKLRKKARQADSANQAKSDFLAMISHEIRTPMNGVIGISELLLDTDLQPRQKHFAHLIRTSATSLLTLINNLLDFSKIEADKMVLESEPFDLRALLEQLLSLYRVTGKSKGLRVNAEIDPSLSRQYVGDAHRLRQVLVNLLGNAVKFTEQGAILLRVRKERAGETAELLRFEVEDSGVGIAEGSMDKLFQPFSQVDSSSTRRYGGTGLGLSICARLIKLMEGEFGARSEYGKGSTFWFSLPLRVARQAAEIEGAPVDSGQPPTAVAEVESSPACEGGDLRLLLVDDEETNRIVMAETFRPTGVEVVVAANGQEAIELCRDNRFNLIFMDCQMPVVDGFAATRTILQEAERKHRQAPPVIALTADVTAAAKKRCQEVGMVDYLAKPIDFRQLQVVLSHWLPELRMSVVPRSLAGTAEVAGVDTPRESDGSAVVNTAVLGRLRENVGNLAPVIGVFLRALDRRVAELDQAVQARDAQAINKVAHTMKGSSSQFGAEELANLCLLAENMGKSGNIQQVDRIHQQIVESAARVKQFFSQPLD
- a CDS encoding diguanylate cyclase domain-containing protein, which encodes MTVSLLSGATPVILIVDDDEVIRMLMRQFLEAEGYAVVEAEDGRAALEKVAEQSFDLVILDIAMPGIDGPSVCEHIRSSMTDPPPVLMITALDDEKSIERSYGAGAVDYIRKPLRWAVLKNRIRYILGSHRAKQELELLSRNYEMILDAAANGICGVDDRGAISYINPAALKMLGYTNDEVRGEKCSEIFKISLPGSDDFSEACCPYLTQPDQRSTVCYDEARMLRKDGTSFPVDFRSTPIRQGQRLVGGVLVFQDVTERQEAAELIRYMANHDPLTNLPNRNYFRRRLPQAVSLAKRYGRILCLLFIDLDRFKPINDQFGHGVGDIVLMQVGERLRSVLRTSDSVCRLGGDEFVILLESTDTLEGATRVAQKVIDSLNEPIEAGDHICFIGASIGISVFPNDCSDAETMLRHADIAMYEAKKKGRNCWQLYAPLTSPGQSS
- a CDS encoding CBS domain-containing protein — protein: MLKAQDIMTREVITVNARTSVRELAALLLSHKISGAPVVDEAGKVIGVVTESDLIFQNKKVHLPTAFAILDAFVFLEPPDRMKEELRKMAGTRVGDICSTPLISVGPETDLEELATLMAEKKMHTLPVMAEGTLVGVIGKSDIIRTIAQGM